Proteins co-encoded in one candidate division Zixibacteria bacterium HGW-Zixibacteria-1 genomic window:
- the kbl gene encoding glycine C-acetyltransferase, with translation MSFSDTVREMFINDLEAIRQGGIFKEERIICSPQSSDIEVVFPAGTSKKKVINMCANNYLGLSSHPEVVEAARKGLEHRGYGMSSVRFICGTQDIHKELEEKLTAFLGTEDTILFPSCMDANAGVFEAVLTDADVMIADRLVHASIVDGMRLCKAQTDNFKHSDMAHLEQKLQFHQKARLRLIITDGSFSMDGDLAKLDKIVELAEKYNAMVFVDDSHASGFIGKTGRGTHEHCGVIGKIDIITTTLGKALGGASGGCVSGRKEIVEMCRQKARPYLFSNTIPPVVVSGALKVLELINKTTERRDKLEKNTEFWRKGLTEAGFIIKEGETPIVPVMLFNAKLSQDIARMLYDDGIYAVGFFFPVVPKGQARIRTQLSAAHEIHHLEKALAAFIKAGKKFEILHKTKQEIIDRYGM, from the coding sequence ATGTCATTTAGCGATACTGTCAGAGAAATGTTTATAAACGACCTTGAGGCGATTCGTCAGGGCGGTATATTCAAGGAAGAGCGGATTATCTGTTCGCCGCAAAGCTCTGATATCGAGGTTGTTTTTCCCGCCGGCACCAGCAAGAAAAAGGTGATTAATATGTGTGCCAATAACTATCTGGGGTTGTCGTCGCACCCGGAGGTTGTCGAGGCGGCACGAAAGGGGCTGGAGCATCGCGGTTATGGGATGTCATCGGTACGGTTCATTTGCGGAACGCAGGATATTCATAAGGAACTCGAAGAAAAACTGACCGCCTTTCTGGGTACCGAGGACACGATTCTTTTCCCATCCTGTATGGATGCCAACGCCGGTGTCTTCGAGGCGGTTTTAACCGATGCCGACGTCATGATTGCCGACCGGCTGGTGCATGCCTCGATCGTCGATGGTATGCGCCTGTGCAAGGCGCAAACCGATAATTTCAAGCATTCCGATATGGCGCATTTGGAGCAGAAACTCCAGTTCCACCAGAAGGCCCGGTTGAGACTGATTATTACCGACGGCTCGTTCTCGATGGACGGCGATCTGGCCAAGCTCGATAAGATCGTGGAACTGGCCGAGAAGTACAACGCAATGGTGTTTGTCGATGATTCGCACGCCAGCGGCTTTATCGGCAAAACGGGGCGGGGCACCCATGAGCATTGCGGCGTGATCGGGAAAATAGATATCATCACCACGACCCTGGGCAAGGCGCTCGGCGGCGCTTCGGGCGGCTGTGTTTCCGGAAGAAAAGAGATCGTCGAAATGTGCCGTCAGAAGGCGCGTCCGTACCTGTTTTCGAACACAATTCCGCCGGTGGTGGTCTCGGGCGCGTTGAAAGTGCTTGAGCTGATCAACAAGACGACCGAACGGCGCGACAAGCTTGAGAAAAATACCGAATTCTGGAGAAAAGGACTGACCGAAGCCGGGTTTATTATCAAGGAAGGCGAGACGCCGATTGTCCCGGTCATGCTTTTTAATGCCAAGCTTTCCCAGGACATCGCGAGAATGCTGTATGATGACGGTATTTACGCGGTCGGATTCTTTTTCCCGGTGGTTCCGAAAGGGCAGGCCCGAATCCGGACCCAGCTTTCGGCGGCGCATGAAATTCATCACCTCGAAAAGGCGCTTGCCGCTTTTATCAAAGCGGGCAAGAAATTCGAAATTCTTCACAAGACCAAACAGGAAATTATTGACCGCTACGGGATGTAA
- the kbl gene encoding glycine C-acetyltransferase, with the protein MYQRVKYDLKQELIKIKDSGLYKDERIILSDQKANIEVSYPSGSQSREVLNFCANNYLGLANHPCLIKASHEALDKYGYGLASVRFICGTQDLHKVLEQKISAFYQTEDTILYSSCFDANGGLFESILGAEDAIITDALNHASIIDGIRLCKAKRFLYEHSDMRSLESALKKAREGMDIWDGPGLAKEPVPARNIIIVTDGVFSMDGDIANLPKIIELAGIYDAMVMVDDSHATGVLGKRGRGAIEYCDVFGKVDIITSTLGKAMGGASGGFTTGRKEIIEILRQKSRPYLFSNTIPPVIAAAGIAAFDLLDQSDDLRQKLMDNTKYFRAEMSRLGFDIIEGVHPIVPILFRKFENDAQLSQIMARDLYEEGIYVVGFFFPVVPKGKSRIRVQISAAHSKEHIDKAIEAFTRVGRKHKVIG; encoded by the coding sequence ATGTATCAGCGAGTAAAATATGATCTTAAGCAGGAATTGATAAAAATAAAAGATTCCGGACTGTATAAGGACGAACGGATAATTTTGTCCGATCAGAAAGCCAATATTGAAGTCAGCTACCCGTCCGGATCGCAATCGCGCGAAGTGTTGAATTTCTGCGCCAATAATTATCTCGGCCTGGCTAATCACCCCTGTCTGATCAAAGCATCGCATGAGGCGCTCGACAAATACGGATACGGGCTGGCTTCGGTTCGCTTTATATGCGGAACACAGGATTTGCACAAAGTTCTGGAACAGAAAATTTCGGCATTTTATCAGACGGAAGACACGATTCTTTATTCTTCATGTTTCGATGCCAACGGCGGGCTGTTCGAAAGTATTCTGGGGGCCGAGGATGCCATAATTACGGATGCCTTGAATCATGCCAGCATTATCGACGGCATCCGTTTATGCAAGGCAAAGAGATTTCTCTATGAACATTCCGATATGCGTTCCCTGGAAAGCGCCCTGAAGAAGGCCCGTGAGGGAATGGATATCTGGGACGGGCCCGGTTTGGCCAAAGAGCCGGTACCGGCCAGAAATATTATTATTGTGACTGATGGCGTTTTCTCGATGGACGGCGACATTGCCAACCTGCCGAAGATAATCGAACTGGCCGGTATATATGACGCGATGGTTATGGTTGATGATTCCCACGCTACCGGGGTTCTGGGCAAAAGGGGGCGGGGCGCAATCGAGTATTGCGATGTTTTCGGCAAGGTCGATATAATCACCTCGACTCTCGGCAAAGCGATGGGGGGCGCCTCGGGCGGTTTCACAACCGGCCGGAAAGAGATTATCGAAATATTAAGGCAAAAATCGCGGCCATACCTGTTTTCGAACACTATTCCCCCGGTGATTGCCGCGGCCGGTATTGCCGCATTTGATTTACTGGACCAGAGTGATGATTTAAGACAGAAACTCATGGACAACACCAAATATTTCCGGGCCGAGATGAGCCGCTTGGGGTTTGACATAATCGAAGGGGTTCACCCGATTGTCCCGATTCTGTTCCGGAAATTCGAAAATGACGCGCAGCTTTCCCAGATAATGGCCAGGGACCTGTATGAAGAGGGGATTTACGTGGTGGGGTTCTTCTTCCCGGTGGTGCCGAAGGGGAAATCGCGCATCAGGGTTCAGATTTCGGCGGCTCATTCGAAGGAGCATATCGACAAAGCGATTGAGGCCTTTACCAGGGTGGGCCGGAAACATAAAGTGATTGGGTAA
- a CDS encoding DUF4411 domain-containing protein, which translates to MKYVFDNNTLASIFRHYYFQNFPSFWEKFNPLVISKEAVSVKEVRRELEEMNRWQYIKDWANKHPYFFSNPTNEEFSFITTIYTVKHFQQNIENKKLLGGLPVADPFIVARAKVNNAIVVTEEKLKKNASKIPNICIHFGIKCIDLQGFLTEEDWKF; encoded by the coding sequence ATGAAATACGTCTTTGATAATAATACACTGGCTTCGATTTTTAGACATTATTATTTTCAGAATTTTCCCTCCTTTTGGGAAAAATTTAATCCACTTGTAATTTCCAAAGAAGCAGTATCGGTCAAAGAGGTTCGGCGTGAGCTGGAGGAGATGAATCGATGGCAATATATAAAGGACTGGGCAAATAAACACCCATACTTCTTCTCAAATCCGACCAATGAAGAATTTTCATTTATCACCACAATTTACACTGTAAAACATTTCCAGCAAAATATAGAAAACAAGAAATTATTGGGTGGTTTACCAGTGGCTGATCCATTTATTGTCGCAAGAGCCAAGGTGAATAATGCGATAGTTGTTACGGAAGAAAAGTTAAAGAAAAACGCCTCCAAAATCCCAAATATTTGCATTCATTTTGGTATCAAATGCATTGATCTTCAAGGATTTTTAACCGAGGAAGATTGGAAATTTTAG
- a CDS encoding RimK family alpha-L-glutamate ligase, with product MARIGVYVERYTISSSGEMEALMRLSQVARKMGHRTDFIFRPDMYKIPQYDAIFIRALTDPLNSSYVAARTAELYDIRVIDDPASIYICCDKVNMYRHLIKAGVPIPDTVFLTEKELTREKGIELLDRLGSPIVLKAPNSSFSMYVEKVEKPSEYLKVGHRFFRRSDRIVAQRFTRSEFDWRVGVLGGKPLYVCQYGIPKRRWKILTYTTDGRRIEGTVRAFDLDKIDPKLLETALKAANAIGNGIYGIDLKKVGDDYVVIEVNDNPTIFGGDEDSKAPDIYESIIRYLVG from the coding sequence ATGGCTAGAATAGGCGTTTATGTCGAGCGATATACTATCTCCAGTTCGGGGGAAATGGAAGCATTGATGCGCCTGAGCCAGGTGGCGCGAAAGATGGGGCATCGCACCGATTTTATTTTCCGTCCCGATATGTACAAGATTCCGCAATATGATGCCATTTTTATCAGGGCCCTGACCGACCCGTTGAATTCATCTTATGTGGCGGCCAGAACGGCCGAGCTTTATGATATCCGTGTTATTGACGATCCCGCTTCGATATATATCTGCTGCGATAAAGTCAATATGTACCGGCATCTGATTAAGGCCGGAGTGCCCATTCCCGATACGGTTTTTCTCACCGAAAAAGAACTTACTCGCGAAAAGGGGATTGAGCTTCTGGACAGACTCGGCAGCCCGATAGTTCTTAAGGCACCCAACAGCAGTTTTTCCATGTATGTCGAGAAGGTGGAAAAGCCATCGGAATACCTGAAGGTTGGGCATCGTTTTTTCCGCCGGTCGGACAGGATAGTCGCCCAGCGGTTTACCCGCTCCGAGTTCGACTGGCGGGTCGGGGTTCTGGGAGGCAAACCGCTCTATGTTTGTCAATACGGTATTCCCAAGAGGCGCTGGAAAATATTGACCTATACCACTGACGGCCGGCGAATTGAAGGCACGGTACGAGCGTTCGATCTGGATAAGATCGATCCGAAACTCCTGGAGACGGCGCTTAAAGCCGCCAATGCGATCGGAAACGGGATTTACGGAATCGATTTGAAGAAGGTCGGCGATGATTATGTGGTTATCGAGGTTAATGATAACCCGACGATTTTCGGCGGGGACGAAGACTCCAAAGCTCCCGATATCTATGAAAGTATAATCCGATACCTGGTCGGTTAA
- a CDS encoding ribosomal-protein-alanine acetyltransferase, translated as MPAEPKIRNATARDLDRLVELEEKTFQSDRFTRRQFRYLLTRAKARILVLELDEKLVGAAIMLWRKRIGLGRLYDIFIDPAMHGRGLGKILLKVCEDESVKNRCRTIHLEVRLDNTNAIAFYKKMGYHEIGTEDDYYTDGSPALKMEIIVNRFNPEKMHLKIPYYAQTEEFSCGPASLMMIFKHFKPDLSLTRTLEMVLWKEATLIYMTSGFGGTGPFGLALAAQRRGFPTKVILSKDQPPFFSSVRDEDKRKVIRLVHKDMKRKALDRGVVAEYKNFSFEDIAGEMKAGKIAIVLISTYHLHGDRAPHWVVVTGYDNDNVYFHDSYEKFYEDETDLARDVKIPLEEFRQMRRYGKDLYKSVIFIGPPDKSTKPKLDMDGTIL; from the coding sequence ATGCCGGCAGAACCAAAAATCAGAAATGCAACAGCCAGGGACCTTGACAGACTGGTTGAACTCGAAGAAAAAACCTTCCAGAGCGACCGTTTTACGAGGCGGCAGTTCAGATATTTACTGACCAGGGCCAAAGCAAGAATACTTGTACTTGAGCTGGATGAGAAACTGGTCGGAGCGGCGATCATGCTCTGGCGCAAACGTATCGGTCTGGGAAGGTTGTATGATATCTTTATCGATCCGGCGATGCACGGCCGGGGACTGGGTAAAATTCTGCTGAAGGTTTGCGAGGATGAATCCGTCAAGAATCGGTGCCGGACGATTCATCTGGAGGTCCGACTCGATAACACCAATGCCATAGCCTTCTATAAGAAAATGGGGTATCATGAGATCGGGACCGAGGATGATTACTATACCGATGGCTCGCCGGCCCTGAAAATGGAAATAATCGTGAACCGGTTTAATCCCGAAAAAATGCATTTGAAGATTCCTTATTATGCCCAGACCGAAGAGTTTTCATGCGGGCCGGCCAGCCTGATGATGATCTTCAAGCATTTCAAACCGGATCTCAGTCTGACGCGGACACTCGAGATGGTTCTATGGAAAGAGGCCACTTTGATTTATATGACATCGGGCTTTGGCGGGACGGGACCGTTTGGACTGGCTTTGGCGGCCCAGCGCCGGGGATTCCCGACCAAGGTTATTCTGTCAAAGGATCAGCCGCCGTTCTTTTCCTCGGTCCGGGATGAAGATAAGCGTAAGGTCATTCGACTGGTTCATAAGGACATGAAGAGAAAGGCCCTTGATCGGGGTGTAGTGGCTGAGTATAAGAATTTCTCCTTTGAAGATATCGCCGGAGAGATGAAAGCGGGCAAAATTGCGATTGTCCTGATAAGTACATATCATCTGCACGGCGACCGGGCCCCGCATTGGGTGGTCGTGACCGGCTATGATAATGACAATGTATATTTTCATGATTCCTATGAAAAGTTTTACGAGGATGAAACGGACCTCGCCCGCGATGTCAAAATTCCCCTTGAGGAATTCCGGCAGATGCGGCGTTATGGGAAAGATTTGTACAAGAGCGTAATATTTATCGGGCCGCCGGATAAGAGTACCAAGCCGAAACTCGATATGGACGGAACAATACTATAA
- a CDS encoding nitroreductase, whose product MRLYEKLFVTLILIMPLMILAGEDEKMSTGEQFHYQTSFGDNGFKGKEVGFGREIPLYKKYENAPQIMLPVSEENNMSVEKAISERQSVRSFSDRPLTLEQIARILLSADGLTHSQGGFEMRSAPSGGALYPVDIYLAAFEVENLKPGLYHFQVSDSSLELIKEGNFRELLNKAAFEQGVVYQGRASIIMTARFDRSTKKYSDRGYRYTYIEAGAVCQNVYLQVTSLGLGTTAVGAFNDDALNQMLGIDGKDEAALLIMPIGHPKK is encoded by the coding sequence ATGCGTTTATACGAAAAATTATTCGTTACATTAATCCTGATTATGCCGTTGATGATTCTGGCGGGGGAGGATGAAAAAATGTCGACCGGCGAACAGTTTCATTATCAAACAAGTTTCGGTGACAACGGATTCAAAGGAAAAGAGGTCGGTTTTGGGCGCGAAATACCGCTTTACAAAAAATATGAAAACGCGCCGCAAATTATGTTGCCGGTATCTGAGGAAAACAATATGTCGGTCGAGAAAGCAATTTCCGAGCGGCAATCGGTGCGCTCTTTCTCCGACAGACCGCTGACCCTCGAACAAATCGCCCGCATCCTGCTGTCAGCCGACGGTCTTACTCATTCCCAGGGCGGCTTCGAAATGCGTTCGGCCCCCTCCGGCGGCGCTCTCTACCCCGTCGATATTTATCTCGCCGCCTTTGAAGTGGAAAACCTCAAACCTGGTCTTTACCATTTCCAGGTTTCCGACAGCAGCCTGGAGCTTATCAAAGAAGGCAACTTCAGGGAGCTGTTAAACAAAGCCGCCTTCGAGCAGGGTGTTGTATATCAGGGACGGGCCAGTATCATAATGACGGCCCGATTTGATCGCTCCACCAAAAAATACTCCGATCGCGGCTATCGCTATACTTACATCGAAGCTGGCGCCGTCTGTCAAAATGTCTATCTGCAGGTGACTTCGCTTGGCCTCGGCACGACAGCGGTCGGGGCCTTTAATGATGATGCCTTGAATCAAATGCTCGGAATCGACGGAAAAGATGAAGCGGCCCTGTTAATCATGCCAATCGGACATCCGAAGAAATGA
- a CDS encoding transglutaminase, with translation MFLFLFLCLLAPVVLMAAAGDIVAQFATPGTCPTGLTYDGKYLWLADRKSDLMYKIDPADGRVIEEYQAPCYYVAGLTVAAECLWVLDAEDNVAYCWNPETGICEKTIDIPCESPQGLAWDGKYLWVADFSLDRIFQISTEDGTTITDIPSPSGNPQGLTFDGKYLWVSDRFDDMIYMVYPENGNVIVAFDSPSKYPRGLAFDGDFLWNIDYQTDSLYKIKLDDTVTYVRTDGKKQQLDYTHQIRNYGPGEITSLDIYLALPHDLPFQKMLDTLVFNPPPMDILSDKWDQKVAHYHFDNIPAGEFVTVAMTAKAELFKTRFMIFPEKTGLLSEIPKSIKDKYLADDTKYWVKDSYISETAKKVVGDETNCYWIARKLFNFIIDKLEYERVGGWNVAPTVLKRGTGSCSEYSFVYIALCRAVGLPARYAGSVVIRGDDASTDDVFHRWVEVYLPNYGWIPIDPSGGDNDRPASQASAIGYLSNRFLITTIGGGGSEYLDWSYNSNEKWQSLGPCKIYGEHIGEWSPIVESE, from the coding sequence ATGTTTCTATTTTTATTTCTATGCCTGCTTGCGCCGGTTGTCCTTATGGCCGCCGCCGGTGATATTGTTGCCCAATTTGCAACACCCGGGACATGCCCGACCGGCCTGACCTATGACGGCAAATACCTTTGGCTGGCTGACCGCAAAAGTGACTTGATGTATAAAATCGATCCGGCCGACGGTCGTGTCATTGAAGAATATCAGGCGCCCTGCTATTATGTGGCCGGGCTGACCGTTGCCGCGGAATGTCTCTGGGTTCTTGATGCCGAAGACAACGTGGCATACTGCTGGAACCCCGAAACCGGTATTTGTGAAAAGACGATAGACATTCCCTGCGAAAGCCCCCAGGGACTGGCCTGGGACGGAAAATATCTTTGGGTGGCAGATTTCAGTCTGGACAGAATCTTTCAGATTTCGACCGAGGATGGCACGACAATTACCGATATTCCATCCCCATCCGGCAATCCCCAGGGCCTGACATTTGACGGAAAATATCTGTGGGTCTCAGACCGGTTTGATGATATGATTTATATGGTTTATCCGGAAAACGGCAATGTCATCGTGGCGTTTGATTCACCTTCGAAATACCCCAGAGGACTGGCCTTTGACGGCGATTTTCTCTGGAATATCGATTATCAGACAGACAGCCTGTACAAAATCAAGCTGGATGATACCGTCACCTATGTTCGTACCGACGGCAAAAAACAGCAACTGGATTACACCCATCAGATTCGCAACTACGGCCCAGGTGAAATCACTTCACTTGACATTTATCTGGCTCTCCCCCATGATCTTCCCTTCCAGAAAATGCTCGACACTCTGGTTTTCAATCCTCCGCCGATGGACATTCTCTCGGATAAATGGGATCAGAAGGTGGCGCACTATCATTTCGATAATATCCCGGCCGGAGAATTTGTCACAGTCGCGATGACTGCCAAAGCCGAATTGTTCAAAACCCGATTTATGATTTTTCCCGAAAAAACCGGGTTGCTGTCTGAAATCCCGAAGAGTATTAAAGATAAATACCTCGCCGATGATACCAAGTACTGGGTTAAGGATTCTTATATAAGTGAGACGGCAAAAAAGGTAGTCGGTGATGAGACCAATTGCTACTGGATTGCCCGGAAGCTGTTTAATTTTATAATCGATAAATTGGAGTATGAACGGGTCGGTGGCTGGAATGTGGCTCCGACCGTTCTCAAACGCGGCACCGGTTCCTGTTCCGAATACAGTTTCGTTTATATCGCTCTCTGTCGTGCGGTCGGTCTTCCCGCCCGATATGCCGGGTCGGTGGTTATTCGCGGTGATGATGCCTCGACCGATGATGTTTTCCACCGCTGGGTCGAGGTTTACCTGCCCAATTATGGCTGGATTCCGATTGATCCGTCCGGCGGCGATAACGATCGCCCGGCATCGCAGGCTTCGGCCATAGGGTATCTGTCCAACCGCTTCCTGATCACGACTATCGGCGGGGGCGGCTCGGAGTACCTTGATTGGAGCTACAACTCGAATGAAAAATGGCAGTCTCTGGGACCATGCAAAATATATGGAGAGCATATCGGCGAGTGGTCGCCGATTGTCGAATCGGAATAG
- a CDS encoding ABC transporter has translation MHQILTLAKKEFRSYFDSPVAYVVITLFLLISGWQFSTTLFLSNSADLRTLFGIIRFILLFFIPALSMRLISEEKRLGTIELLMTLPIKDWQLVLGKFLAAYLLVIITILLTLIHYVTIAMMGEPDFGATVGGYLGLILVVGVYLAIGIFTSSLTQNQIVAFIASFAIIFVLFIFDKVVIFFPGFIGNIIEYLSIDYHFNNVSRGVIDSRNLIYYASMIFVFLFLTVQSLESRKWK, from the coding sequence ATGCATCAGATACTGACACTGGCTAAAAAAGAATTCCGGTCATATTTCGATTCCCCGGTCGCCTATGTGGTCATCACCCTTTTTCTGTTGATCTCCGGATGGCAGTTTTCAACCACCCTGTTTCTTTCAAATTCCGCCGATTTGCGAACCCTTTTTGGAATTATAAGGTTTATCCTTTTGTTCTTCATTCCGGCCCTATCGATGCGGCTGATATCCGAAGAAAAAAGGCTGGGAACAATCGAACTGCTGATGACCCTTCCCATCAAAGACTGGCAGTTGGTCCTGGGCAAATTTCTTGCGGCCTATCTGCTTGTTATAATTACCATTCTGTTGACATTGATACATTATGTAACCATCGCCATGATGGGCGAGCCGGACTTTGGCGCCACTGTCGGCGGTTATCTCGGCCTGATTCTGGTCGTCGGCGTCTATCTGGCCATTGGAATATTTACCTCCAGCCTGACCCAGAACCAAATTGTGGCCTTTATCGCTTCATTCGCCATCATCTTTGTCCTGTTTATTTTCGATAAAGTCGTCATCTTCTTCCCCGGTTTCATTGGCAATATCATTGAATATCTGTCGATTGATTATCATTTTAATAATGTATCGCGGGGCGTCATCGACAGCCGCAATCTGATTTATTATGCTTCGATGATATTCGTATTTTTGTTTTTGACCGTTCAATCACTTGAAAGCAGGAAGTGGAAATAA
- a CDS encoding ABC transporter, translating to MISVKNLTKYYGPTLAVNNVSFDIEKGTVVGFLGPNGAGKSTTVRIITCYLSPSTGSVTVDNYDIMTESLEVRKRIGYLPENAPLYPEMNVVDYISFVREMRRETASANGKRIKEVVGICGLSSVTGKQIGELSKGFRQRVGLAQALIHDPEILILDEPTVGLDPNQIIEIRNLIRELGREKTIILCSHILPEVEATCNRVLIINEGSIVADGTPGELQASFEGKTKISLQVKGNIASFNEKILQLEGVERIVNSKPLGTDFVELDLETDKSLDPREKIFNLCVENHSVLMEIKREETSLEDIFRKLTRKDV from the coding sequence ATGATATCGGTAAAAAATTTGACCAAATACTACGGTCCTACCCTGGCCGTTAATAATGTTTCATTCGATATTGAAAAAGGAACTGTCGTTGGATTTCTTGGCCCCAATGGCGCCGGCAAAAGTACCACTGTCAGAATAATCACCTGTTATTTGTCGCCTTCAACCGGTTCGGTTACCGTTGATAATTACGATATTATGACCGAATCATTGGAGGTGCGCAAGAGAATCGGCTATCTGCCGGAAAACGCTCCTCTTTACCCGGAAATGAATGTGGTCGATTATATCAGTTTCGTCCGCGAGATGCGTCGCGAAACCGCCTCGGCCAATGGAAAACGGATCAAAGAAGTGGTCGGGATCTGCGGCCTCAGCAGTGTGACCGGCAAACAAATCGGTGAGCTGTCAAAAGGTTTTCGCCAGCGGGTGGGCCTGGCCCAGGCGCTTATTCACGATCCGGAGATCCTGATTCTTGACGAACCTACGGTCGGTTTGGATCCCAACCAGATTATCGAAATTCGAAATCTAATAAGGGAACTCGGCCGGGAAAAGACAATTATTCTTTGCTCGCATATTCTTCCGGAAGTGGAAGCCACCTGTAACCGGGTTTTGATTATTAACGAGGGCAGTATTGTGGCGGATGGGACCCCAGGGGAATTGCAGGCATCGTTTGAAGGTAAGACGAAGATATCCCTGCAGGTTAAGGGGAATATCGCTTCTTTTAATGAAAAGATTCTTCAGCTTGAAGGGGTGGAGCGCATTGTCAACAGCAAGCCTCTGGGCACCGATTTTGTTGAGCTGGATCTGGAAACTGACAAGAGTCTCGATCCCCGCGAGAAAATATTCAATCTTTGCGTCGAGAATCATTCCGTGCTGATGGAAATAAAACGCGAGGAGACTTCTCTCGAAGATATCTTCAGAAAACTGACCAGGAAGGATGTATGA